The Dehalococcoidia bacterium DNA segment CGCAGTTGATCGCCGCCCGCATCGCGCCCAGGTACGACTGGCCGACGCCCGATTTGATGGGCGCGCAGGCCAGCTCCCGGTCAGGCAGCTCGATGCCGTGGCTTGCCGCCGCCAAGACCATCTTCCTCAGATACTCGGTCCCGATCTGGTGGCCGAGGCCGCGTGAACCGCAGTGGATGCTGACCACGACTTCGTCCTGGCGCAGGCGGAAGGTGCGTGCCGTATCCTCGTCGAAGACCTCCGCCACCCGCTGCACCTCCAGGTAGTGGTTGCCCGACCCCAACGTACCCATCTCGTCCTGCTGCCGCTTCAACGCCTGCTCGGACACCTGCTCGGGGTCCGCGCCGGCCATGACACCGTGCTCCTCAATGAAGTTCAGGTCGTCGTCGCGGCCGTAGCCCTGCTCGACGGCCCAGCGCGCGCCGCCAAGCAGCATCGCCTTCATCGCCTTGCCGTCGAGATGGATCTTGCCCCTGCTGCCAAGCCCCGCCGGCACGATCTGAAAGAGTGCGTCTGCCAGCTGCTCCTTTGCCTTCTCCACCTCACGAATAGTGAGGCCGGTGTACAGCGTCCGGACGCCGCAGGAGACGTCGAAGCCGACGCCGCCCGCCGAGATGACCCCGCCTTCGTTGGCGTCGAAGGCGGCGACGCCGCCGATGGGGAATCCGTAGCCCCAGTGAGCGTCCGGCATGCAGTAGGCCGCTTTGACGATGCCGGGCAGACTCGCGACGTTGGTAATCTGCTCCCGCACCTTCTCGTCCATGTCCTCGATGAGCGACTCGGTCGCGAAGATCACCGCTGGCACGCGCATCTTGCCCGTCGGCGCGATAACCCATTCGCATTCGGAGCGTCGT contains these protein-coding regions:
- a CDS encoding RtcB family protein — translated: MNTAGLERRSECEWVIAPTGKMRVPAVIFATESLIEDMDEKVREQITNVASLPGIVKAAYCMPDAHWGYGFPIGGVAAFDANEGGVISAGGVGFDVSCGVRTLYTGLTIREVEKAKEQLADALFQIVPAGLGSRGKIHLDGKAMKAMLLGGARWAVEQGYGRDDDLNFIEEHGVMAGADPEQVSEQALKRQQDEMGTLGSGNHYLEVQRVAEVFDEDTARTFRLRQDEVVVSIHCGSRGLGHQIGTEYLRKMVLAAASHGIELPDRELACAPIKSGVGQSYLGAMRAAINCALANRQIITHLVRQAFHRVFPGRDLPLVYDVSHNTCKVERHNIDGELKELYVHRKGATRAFGPGHAELPAAYRETGQPVIIGGTMGTASHVLVGTAKAEALSFSSSCHGAGRAMSRHEALKHWQGRSLVDSLAAQGILIRTRSYRGVAEEAPGAYKDVDAVAEAAHASGLSRRVAKLTPMICIKG